A single region of the Deltaproteobacteria bacterium genome encodes:
- the ilvC gene encoding ketol-acid reductoisomerase has translation MAEMNIGGTIEDVITSEEFPLEKARNVLRNETVAVLGYGVQGPGQALNMKDNGITVIVGQREKSPSWDKAVADGFIPGETLFPLEEAARRGTVIQYLLSDAGQKELWPRIKPHLRDGDALYFSHGFSITYNNLTGVVPPDTVDVILVAPKGSGRTVRTNFLAGSGINSSFAVHQDYTGKAKERVIALGIAIGSGYLFPTTFEKEVFSDLTGERGVLMGALAGMMEAQYECLRKNGHSPSEAFNETVEELTQSLIRLVAENGMDWMYANCSTTAQRGALDWKGRFRDVVAPLFDELYESVRSGKETAIVLEANSAPDYRQRLNSELEEMRNMEMWQAGAVLRDMRPERRKK, from the coding sequence ATGGCTGAAATGAATATCGGCGGTACCATCGAAGACGTTATCACTTCCGAGGAATTCCCTCTGGAAAAGGCCCGGAACGTTCTGAGGAACGAAACGGTCGCCGTGCTCGGGTACGGCGTTCAGGGGCCGGGACAGGCATTGAACATGAAGGACAACGGGATCACGGTGATCGTGGGGCAGCGGGAAAAGAGCCCTTCCTGGGATAAGGCGGTTGCGGACGGGTTCATCCCGGGAGAAACGCTCTTTCCCCTCGAGGAGGCGGCCCGGCGGGGAACGGTCATCCAGTACCTCCTCTCCGATGCCGGCCAGAAGGAACTGTGGCCGCGCATAAAGCCACATCTCAGGGACGGTGACGCCCTGTATTTCTCTCACGGCTTTTCCATCACCTATAACAACCTGACGGGCGTGGTCCCGCCGGACACGGTCGATGTCATTCTCGTCGCACCGAAGGGTTCCGGCCGGACAGTGCGCACCAACTTTCTCGCCGGCAGCGGGATCAACTCCAGTTTTGCCGTCCACCAGGATTACACGGGAAAGGCGAAAGAGCGGGTCATCGCCCTCGGCATCGCCATCGGCTCTGGCTATCTCTTTCCCACCACCTTCGAAAAGGAAGTTTTCAGCGACCTCACGGGCGAACGGGGAGTGCTCATGGGGGCCCTAGCCGGGATGATGGAGGCACAGTACGAATGCCTGCGAAAGAACGGTCACAGCCCCAGTGAGGCGTTCAATGAAACAGTGGAGGAACTGACGCAGAGCCTCATCAGGCTCGTGGCCGAAAACGGCATGGACTGGATGTACGCCAACTGCAGCACTACTGCCCAACGGGGGGCGCTCGACTGGAAGGGCCGGTTTCGGGATGTCGTGGCACCGCTGTTCGATGAACTGTACGAGAGCGTCAGATCGGGAAAAGAAACGGCGATCGTCCTTGAAGCGAACAGCGCCCCCGATTACCGCCAGCGCCTCAACAGCGAACTGGAAGAAATGAGGAACATGGAGATGTGGCAGGCCGGTGCCGTCCTGCGTGACATGCGGCCGGAGCGGAGGAAGAAGTAG
- the ilvN gene encoding acetolactate synthase small subunit: protein MIGKQSEERMKSKEQVLSLIVRNRPDVLARVAGIFSGRGFNIENISANITPDPGITRITIVTWGDTATVEKIEKQMKKLVDVRRVTHMNGEGSVRRELLLIRAALNNENEDEVIFLIEGLGGRIIQKDHGSCIAEFTGSSDDINGILNRLDGIGMEDLGRSGTVAL from the coding sequence TTGATCGGAAAACAAAGCGAGGAACGCATGAAGTCGAAGGAACAGGTACTTTCACTTATTGTCCGCAACAGGCCCGACGTGCTGGCCCGGGTGGCCGGTATCTTCAGCGGCCGCGGGTTCAATATCGAGAACATCAGCGCCAATATCACGCCGGACCCGGGCATCACGAGAATAACCATCGTGACATGGGGTGACACGGCGACGGTGGAAAAGATCGAAAAACAGATGAAGAAACTCGTTGATGTCCGCCGGGTGACGCACATGAACGGCGAAGGCTCGGTCCGGAGGGAGTTACTGCTCATCAGGGCCGCCCTGAACAATGAAAACGAAGATGAAGTGATATTCCTCATCGAAGGTCTCGGCGGCAGGATCATCCAGAAGGATCACGGGTCCTGCATCGCCGAGTTTACGGGAAGCAGTGACGACATAAACGGGATTCTGAACCGTCTCGACGGCATCGGGATGGAAGACCTGGGGCGGTCGGGAACAGTGGCGCTATAA
- the ilvB gene encoding biosynthetic-type acetolactate synthase large subunit: protein MKLKGAQIFIRSLIAEDVDTIFGYPGGAVLDIYDEIFKERLRHILVRHEQGGVHAADGYARATGRVGVCLVTSGPGATNTVTGIATAYMDSIPMVVFTGQVATPYIGTDAFQEADITGITRPCTKHNFLVRRVEDLEQTVHEAFHIARSGRPGPVLVDLPKDVMQAETDYPALSPSTFRDEETALHLDQDAIQRAYGMIKKSKRPVIMAGGGVIGAKAAEELRSFAESARIPVTATLMGIGGFPGTSPLWLGMPGMHGTYQANMAVSHCDLLVVAGARFSDRVTGKTATFAPKAKIIQIDIDAASIDKVVRTELPVVGDAKQALAFLNTLLANNHFYLPEEERKAWLGEIAQWKTEARRPLRRNGTIKPQEVIRTLSDLTGGDAIIATEVGQNQMWTAQHYCFTRPNTFLSSGGLGTMGYGFPAAIGAQVAFPERTVIDIAGDGSIQMNIQELATAVNYRLPVKVIILNNGHLGMVRQWQELFYGKRYSHTVLTKSPDFVKLAESYGAVGLRADKPEEVEPVLTQGLSLRETVVMDFTVDQEESVYPMVNPGASITEMRLY, encoded by the coding sequence GTGAAGCTGAAAGGAGCGCAGATATTCATCAGATCTCTCATCGCGGAGGACGTGGATACGATCTTCGGGTATCCCGGCGGTGCGGTGCTCGACATATACGACGAGATCTTCAAGGAAAGGCTCCGCCACATCCTGGTGCGCCATGAACAGGGCGGGGTCCATGCGGCCGACGGGTACGCCCGGGCGACAGGCCGTGTTGGCGTCTGCCTGGTGACGTCCGGGCCGGGTGCCACGAACACCGTCACGGGGATCGCGACGGCCTATATGGACTCGATACCGATGGTGGTCTTCACGGGCCAGGTCGCCACACCCTACATCGGGACGGATGCTTTTCAGGAGGCGGACATCACGGGAATCACAAGGCCCTGCACGAAACACAACTTCCTCGTCAGGCGTGTCGAGGACCTGGAGCAGACGGTTCATGAGGCCTTCCATATCGCCCGTTCGGGACGCCCCGGACCGGTCCTGGTGGACCTCCCCAAGGACGTGATGCAGGCCGAAACGGACTATCCCGCCCTATCGCCTTCCACGTTCCGCGATGAAGAAACGGCGTTGCACCTCGATCAGGATGCCATCCAACGGGCCTACGGGATGATCAAGAAGAGTAAACGGCCCGTCATCATGGCCGGCGGCGGGGTTATCGGCGCGAAAGCCGCGGAGGAACTGCGGTCGTTCGCGGAAAGCGCGCGGATACCTGTTACCGCCACACTGATGGGTATCGGGGGGTTTCCTGGCACCAGCCCGCTCTGGCTCGGCATGCCCGGCATGCACGGCACCTACCAGGCGAACATGGCCGTCAGTCACTGTGACCTGTTGGTCGTCGCCGGCGCCCGTTTCTCCGACCGCGTCACGGGGAAAACAGCCACCTTCGCGCCCAAGGCGAAGATCATTCAGATAGATATCGACGCGGCATCGATCGACAAGGTCGTCAGAACGGAACTGCCTGTAGTGGGCGACGCGAAGCAGGCCCTGGCATTTTTGAACACGCTTCTTGCGAACAACCATTTTTACCTTCCCGAGGAGGAACGAAAGGCTTGGCTCGGCGAGATAGCGCAATGGAAGACAGAGGCACGTCGTCCCCTCCGCCGGAACGGGACCATAAAGCCCCAGGAGGTCATCAGAACGCTCTCCGACCTGACGGGCGGCGATGCCATCATCGCCACGGAGGTGGGACAGAACCAGATGTGGACGGCACAGCACTATTGTTTCACCCGTCCAAATACGTTCCTGTCATCGGGGGGCCTGGGAACGATGGGGTACGGATTTCCCGCAGCCATCGGCGCACAAGTGGCCTTCCCCGAACGGACGGTCATCGATATTGCCGGTGACGGGAGCATCCAGATGAACATTCAGGAACTGGCAACGGCGGTGAACTACCGACTGCCCGTCAAGGTCATAATCCTCAACAACGGTCACCTAGGGATGGTGAGGCAGTGGCAGGAGCTCTTTTACGGAAAACGATACTCTCATACGGTCCTGACAAAAAGCCCTGATTTCGTCAAGCTGGCCGAATCTTACGGCGCTGTCGGCCTGAGGGCCGACAAACCGGAAGAGGTGGAACCCGTGCTCACGCAGGGTCTTTCCCTGCGGGAGACGGTGGTCATGGACTTCACCGTCGACCAGGAGGAAAGCGTTTACCCCATGGTGAATCCCGGGGCGTCTATCACGGAGATGCGATTGTATTGA
- the ilvN gene encoding acetolactate synthase small subunit: protein MEVREHTISMLVNNKPGVLARVSGVFGRLGYNIESLCVAETISPKVSRITSVSKADSAFIEKVRKQLERLVDVIEVHELERIDSVQREMILIGITINSDNRTEVLQAIGAFGCRIISMKQDYCILQVAGSKEEAETTLNFFKPLGITQIARTGAVALPRVENTYSN, encoded by the coding sequence ATGGAAGTGAGAGAACATACGATTTCAATGCTGGTCAATAACAAGCCGGGCGTGCTCGCCCGGGTGTCCGGGGTCTTCGGCAGGCTTGGGTACAATATCGAGAGTCTCTGTGTCGCGGAGACGATCTCTCCGAAGGTCTCGCGGATCACCTCGGTAAGCAAGGCCGACTCCGCCTTTATCGAAAAAGTACGGAAACAGCTCGAACGCCTGGTTGATGTCATCGAGGTCCATGAACTGGAGCGGATCGACTCCGTTCAGCGTGAGATGATCCTGATCGGCATCACCATCAACAGTGACAACCGTACTGAGGTGCTCCAGGCCATCGGCGCTTTCGGATGCCGGATCATCTCCATGAAACAGGATTACTGCATTCTCCAGGTCGCGGGCAGCAAAGAGGAAGCGGAAACGACGCTGAACTTCTTCAAACCTCTGGGCATCACCCAGATCGCCCGGACGGGGGCCGTGGCCCTGCCGCGGGTCGAAAACACCTATTCCAACTGA
- the ilvB gene encoding biosynthetic-type acetolactate synthase large subunit translates to MEHTGADILLKTLENHGVECIFGYPGANSLPIHDSLMKSPIRHYLMRHEQAAAHAADGYARTTGRVGVCMATSGPGATNLVTGIATAFMDSTPLIALTGQVTSNLLGSDAFQETDIIGITMPITKHSFLIHDVKDLAATVQEALEIAQSGRPGPVLIDLPRDVVAARCSFNGSEEASETVWKKQEQTMDRDDLKRISQISDSLNKSERPVIIVGGGIKLAGACLELTALVEKGHIPFVTTMMGVGSVASGNGYNLGFIGTHGRDLANRIVHQSDFILALGTRFSDRTTSKVEEFAPLASIAQIDVDATSIGKIIKPDIFLISDLREALNALLPLVEEKKREEWLCRIDRERNIIQDKGNGDGCGPAGDLIKAVQNAMPENTIAVTDVGLNQIWTVRCWRTRTPRGLITSGGMGTMGFSVPAAIGAQIAAPDQHVVVFSGDGGFFMNMQELATISTYNIPVKIVVFNNGNLGMIRQIQHLFYDSRFADSELGNRVNIPAVAKGFGIASARTDAENPEEGIREMCAAQGPFLLEVMVDPDTYVFPIIPPGRSNMEMIYGRSD, encoded by the coding sequence ATGGAACACACCGGTGCTGACATTCTTTTGAAAACACTTGAAAATCATGGGGTGGAATGTATTTTCGGCTACCCCGGGGCAAACTCGCTGCCAATCCACGACAGCCTGATGAAAAGCCCCATACGTCATTACCTGATGCGTCACGAGCAGGCGGCGGCCCACGCCGCGGACGGCTATGCGCGGACCACGGGCAGGGTCGGCGTATGCATGGCCACGTCGGGCCCGGGGGCCACCAATCTGGTGACGGGGATCGCGACGGCCTTCATGGATTCGACGCCGCTCATCGCCCTGACGGGCCAGGTCACCTCGAACCTCCTGGGAAGCGACGCCTTTCAGGAAACGGACATCATCGGGATCACCATGCCCATCACAAAGCACAGTTTCCTGATCCATGATGTCAAGGACCTGGCGGCCACGGTGCAGGAGGCGTTGGAGATCGCCCAGAGCGGACGGCCCGGACCGGTCCTGATCGACCTGCCCCGGGATGTAGTGGCGGCCCGGTGCTCTTTCAACGGCAGCGAAGAGGCATCGGAAACGGTGTGGAAAAAGCAGGAACAAACGATGGACCGGGACGATCTGAAGCGGATCTCACAGATCTCCGATTCCCTGAACAAATCGGAACGCCCCGTCATCATTGTCGGCGGGGGCATCAAACTCGCCGGGGCCTGCCTGGAGTTGACGGCGCTGGTGGAAAAAGGTCACATTCCCTTCGTAACCACCATGATGGGGGTGGGCTCCGTCGCTTCGGGCAACGGGTATAATCTCGGATTTATCGGGACCCACGGCCGCGACCTTGCCAATCGGATCGTTCACCAGTCAGATTTCATCCTGGCTCTGGGGACCCGGTTCAGCGACCGCACCACCTCGAAAGTGGAAGAATTCGCCCCCCTCGCCTCCATCGCCCAGATAGATGTTGATGCCACATCCATCGGAAAGATCATCAAACCCGACATCTTTCTTATCAGCGACCTGCGGGAAGCACTGAACGCCCTGCTTCCCCTGGTGGAGGAAAAGAAGCGGGAGGAATGGCTCTGCAGGATCGATCGTGAACGGAACATCATACAGGACAAGGGCAACGGCGACGGCTGCGGCCCCGCCGGTGATCTCATAAAGGCGGTCCAGAACGCCATGCCCGAAAACACCATCGCCGTCACCGATGTGGGCCTCAATCAGATATGGACCGTTCGCTGCTGGCGGACACGGACACCGCGCGGCCTGATAACCAGCGGCGGCATGGGAACCATGGGTTTCAGCGTCCCGGCGGCCATCGGCGCGCAGATTGCGGCTCCCGACCAGCACGTGGTCGTCTTCTCCGGAGACGGCGGATTCTTCATGAACATGCAGGAGCTCGCGACCATCAGCACCTATAACATTCCCGTAAAGATCGTGGTCTTCAACAACGGCAACCTGGGAATGATCCGGCAGATACAGCACCTGTTCTACGATTCACGGTTCGCCGACAGCGAGCTGGGCAACCGGGTCAATATTCCCGCCGTGGCAAAGGGCTTCGGCATCGCCTCGGCACGTACCGACGCAGAGAACCCTGAAGAAGGCATCAGGGAGATGTGCGCGGCGCAGGGACCTTTTCTGCTCGAGGTCATGGTCGATCCCGATACCTATGTCTTTCCCATCATTCCTCCGGGCCGGTCGAACATGGAGATGATATACGGAAGATCGGATTGA
- a CDS encoding flavodoxin family protein encodes MPSKVLILLGSPRKKGNSTILAREIARGARSAKATVETVYLHGKNIAPCRSCYACQGKNSKGCSINDDMQEIYEKLIAADAWVIASPVFWFTMSAQTKIFMDRCFALLAHPDQPFTGKRIAIAMTYGGDDPFDSGCINALRAFQDTYRFARSRIVGMVYGSAMAAGEIRSNTALMNRAFELGRKLA; translated from the coding sequence ATGCCGTCAAAGGTCCTGATACTGTTGGGAAGTCCACGTAAAAAGGGGAACAGCACTATCCTGGCCCGGGAAATAGCGCGGGGAGCGCGGTCTGCGAAAGCGACAGTGGAAACCGTTTACCTGCACGGGAAAAACATCGCGCCCTGCAGGTCCTGTTATGCCTGCCAGGGAAAGAACAGCAAAGGCTGTTCCATCAATGACGATATGCAGGAGATCTATGAAAAACTTATCGCGGCCGATGCCTGGGTCATCGCCAGTCCCGTTTTCTGGTTCACCATGTCGGCCCAGACGAAGATCTTCATGGACCGGTGCTTTGCCCTGCTTGCTCATCCGGATCAACCCTTTACGGGGAAACGGATCGCCATTGCCATGACCTACGGCGGCGATGATCCCTTTGATTCAGGTTGCATCAACGCGCTCCGGGCGTTCCAGGATACATACAGGTTCGCAAGGTCCAGGATCGTGGGTATGGTGTACGGAAGCGCCATGGCAGCCGGTGAGATCCGGTCGAACACGGCGCTGATGAACAGGGCCTTTGAACTGGGCCGAAAACTGGCCTGA
- a CDS encoding cysteine hydrolase, producing MISRRAHKSILCVLLMLVATTVISLGVQPLHAAGGETIIELWDTVTAPAPVALQPVKLDPATTAFLILDIEELTCDLDRRPRCIASVPAIKRFLDRAKSSNVAIVYSLTRRGTRETILPEVRPTCDEPIVKSSVDKFYGTDLENILRERGITTVVIAGTTAEGAVLHTATGAAMRGFQVVIPVDGMSAADLYAEQYTAWHMLNAPGTRQRTILTRFGMIEF from the coding sequence ATGATATCACGACGTGCTCATAAAAGCATCCTCTGCGTTCTCCTCATGCTTGTCGCAACAACCGTCATTTCACTGGGCGTTCAGCCCCTTCACGCCGCCGGCGGGGAGACGATCATTGAACTGTGGGACACGGTCACGGCGCCCGCCCCGGTGGCACTGCAACCGGTGAAGCTCGACCCGGCGACAACGGCCTTCCTGATCCTGGACATCGAGGAGTTGACCTGTGATCTCGACCGCCGCCCGCGGTGTATCGCTTCCGTTCCCGCGATCAAGCGGTTTCTCGACCGGGCGAAGAGCAGCAACGTCGCCATTGTCTACAGCCTGACCAGAAGGGGGACGAGAGAGACGATCCTTCCCGAGGTGCGGCCCACGTGTGACGAGCCCATCGTCAAGTCCAGCGTCGATAAATTCTATGGTACGGACCTGGAAAACATCCTGCGCGAGCGCGGCATTACCACTGTCGTCATCGCCGGAACAACGGCGGAGGGTGCCGTCCTGCATACCGCGACGGGCGCCGCCATGCGGGGGTTCCAGGTTGTCATTCCCGTGGACGGCATGTCGGCCGCCGACCTCTACGCGGAGCAGTACACGGCCTGGCATATGCTCAACGCGCCGGGCACACGGCAGCGGACGATCCTCACCCGCTTCGGCATGATAGAGTTCTGA
- a CDS encoding AEC family transporter gives MHAFSSLVNAILVIVLIYALALLLRRRGTLTEDHSLVLARIVTDLCLPAMIFVSLAGKPIHADQVVPPLIMLGLELSCIALAWVISSLLKFNRAQQGAIIFCSAFGSSTFLGYSIIMQMFPHRPEALGEAVLISEIGVGYPIFILGPLLAAYFGSEKTDVRTQLKDSLDFFRSPVFFALLIGFLWGGFRLPGKENIFLAPVFQLGEALASALTPLAILSVGLMFKLPHIRKILVSLAIVICIKLMVKPLCAGFLATWFGVPELWKEILVLLAAMPPAVLGVVFIRRYGGDASLASALLLAASLVSCVTLLGVFRFVG, from the coding sequence ATGCATGCATTCAGCAGTCTGGTAAATGCCATCCTCGTCATTGTATTGATCTACGCACTGGCCCTGCTACTGCGGCGGAGAGGGACGCTCACGGAAGACCATTCACTGGTCCTTGCCCGCATTGTAACGGACCTGTGTCTGCCGGCCATGATCTTTGTCAGCCTCGCGGGGAAACCGATCCATGCGGACCAGGTCGTTCCGCCCCTGATCATGCTGGGGCTGGAGCTTTCCTGTATCGCCCTTGCCTGGGTCATCAGCTCCCTGCTCAAGTTCAACAGGGCACAGCAGGGAGCGATCATTTTCTGCTCGGCCTTCGGCTCATCGACGTTCCTGGGATATTCGATCATAATGCAGATGTTTCCGCACCGCCCGGAGGCTCTCGGTGAAGCGGTTCTTATTTCAGAGATCGGCGTCGGATACCCGATCTTCATTCTGGGTCCCCTCCTTGCCGCTTATTTCGGTTCGGAAAAAACCGATGTAAGGACACAGTTGAAGGACTCGCTGGATTTTTTCAGATCCCCCGTATTTTTTGCGTTGCTCATCGGTTTTCTCTGGGGGGGCTTTCGACTTCCCGGTAAGGAGAACATCTTTCTGGCTCCGGTCTTCCAACTGGGCGAAGCATTGGCCTCGGCATTGACGCCGCTTGCCATATTATCGGTCGGCCTCATGTTCAAACTGCCTCACATTCGCAAGATACTGGTGTCGCTGGCGATCGTGATCTGCATCAAGTTAATGGTGAAACCACTGTGTGCCGGTTTTCTTGCAACCTGGTTCGGGGTTCCCGAACTCTGGAAAGAGATCCTGGTGCTTTTGGCGGCAATGCCGCCAGCCGTCCTCGGGGTTGTCTTTATCAGGCGGTATGGCGGCGATGCTTCATTGGCGTCCGCGTTGCTGCTGGCTGCAAGCCTGGTGAGCTGCGTGACACTTCTGGGCGTGTTCCGGTTCGTTGGATAG
- a CDS encoding DUF169 domain-containing protein, with the protein MEEYRKAGRELYDALHLSTFPVAIRYIKREREIPQGVLRPSSFGKKMALCQAFTQSRRWGTTVAMTSDDNFCTPATAMHRWVDISKEDLIKSQVIQGWHKNAAAEKMRILSFFEFLGRKGLEKLERYHGLICSPLPDTMVVPDVVLVYGDGVQLTHIIHALSYEYKYVPLSFFEGFAESCVKGGLLPFVTGRPHIVIPGAGDRSFAGITEHELGIGVPASLLAYVLGNLFKTGGMMNIGYPLRQILPTDLSEHLTPGFQFMREKIDKKTGRGLSKREA; encoded by the coding sequence ATCGAGGAATATCGGAAGGCCGGTCGGGAGTTGTATGATGCATTGCATCTGTCGACCTTCCCGGTGGCCATCAGATATATCAAGCGTGAACGTGAGATTCCGCAAGGGGTTCTGAGGCCATCGTCGTTCGGGAAGAAAATGGCATTATGCCAGGCGTTTACGCAGTCCCGTCGCTGGGGAACGACGGTGGCGATGACGTCAGACGATAATTTCTGCACGCCGGCGACGGCGATGCACCGGTGGGTTGACATATCAAAAGAGGATCTCATCAAAAGCCAGGTGATCCAGGGCTGGCACAAAAATGCTGCCGCGGAAAAGATGCGGATCTTGTCTTTTTTTGAGTTTCTGGGCCGGAAGGGACTTGAGAAACTGGAGCGGTACCATGGTCTTATCTGCTCACCGCTGCCCGATACGATGGTCGTTCCTGACGTGGTGCTGGTGTATGGGGATGGTGTTCAACTGACCCATATCATTCATGCGCTGAGTTATGAATACAAGTATGTGCCCCTGTCCTTTTTTGAGGGCTTTGCCGAATCCTGTGTGAAGGGCGGTCTGCTGCCCTTTGTGACCGGCCGGCCGCATATCGTTATTCCCGGTGCCGGTGACCGTTCCTTTGCCGGCATAACCGAGCATGAACTGGGCATCGGGGTACCCGCGTCGCTGCTTGCCTATGTGCTGGGTAACCTTTTTAAGACAGGCGGCATGATGAATATCGGCTATCCCCTGAGGCAGATTCTGCCGACGGACCTGAGCGAACATCTGACGCCGGGATTTCAGTTCATGCGCGAGAAAATCGATAAAAAGACGGGCCGGGGGCTCAGCAAGCGTGAAGCGTGA
- a CDS encoding metallophosphoesterase gives MIIFLLTIVSIYGAVHVYAFLKVRAAFHLEPAAAAALALFMAFMTFAPLLVRVLERHEFELPARLAACIGYTWMGTIFLFFSLSLTVDLYRLFIDLAGHILGRDLSAFAPAARFAFLVPLCLALVLSIYGYREAIHIRTEHITVETDKLPEGTPRIRVVQLSDVHLGIIVREKRLKCILEAVKKADPDIIVSTGDLVDGQIDNLAGPARMFEQVRPRYGKYSVTGNHEFYAGLNNSLEFMTRAGFTVLRAEAVTIDGLVTIAGVDDPTGKQMGLHKTVPEREMLSKLPQQQFTILLKHPPTIAEGSEGLFDLQLSGHTHRGQIFPFGLLVKCFFPRISGWYELPAGGHLYVSRGTGTWGPPMRLLSPPEITVIDLTASS, from the coding sequence ATGATCATTTTCCTGCTCACCATAGTAAGTATATACGGCGCCGTTCATGTCTACGCCTTCCTCAAGGTGCGGGCCGCCTTTCACCTTGAACCCGCGGCGGCGGCCGCTCTGGCACTTTTCATGGCATTCATGACCTTCGCTCCCCTGCTGGTACGCGTTCTGGAGCGCCATGAGTTCGAGCTTCCGGCCCGCCTGGCCGCATGCATCGGATATACCTGGATGGGAACCATCTTTCTCTTCTTTTCTCTCTCCCTGACCGTTGATCTGTACCGATTGTTCATAGACCTCGCCGGGCACATCCTCGGCAGGGACCTGTCAGCCTTTGCCCCCGCGGCGCGGTTCGCGTTCCTGGTCCCCCTCTGTCTCGCCCTTGTCCTCTCGATCTATGGGTACCGGGAAGCCATCCATATCAGAACGGAGCACATCACCGTCGAAACGGACAAGCTTCCCGAAGGAACGCCACGGATCCGGGTCGTACAGCTTTCCGACGTTCATCTCGGCATCATCGTCCGTGAAAAACGGTTGAAATGCATCCTTGAAGCAGTCAAGAAAGCGGATCCAGACATCATCGTATCCACAGGTGATCTCGTTGACGGGCAGATCGACAATCTCGCGGGACCGGCACGGATGTTCGAGCAGGTGCGTCCCCGCTACGGAAAGTACTCCGTCACAGGAAACCACGAATTTTACGCGGGACTTAACAACTCCCTGGAATTCATGACCAGGGCGGGATTTACCGTTCTCCGGGCGGAGGCGGTGACCATTGACGGACTGGTCACCATCGCGGGGGTCGACGACCCCACGGGAAAACAGATGGGCCTTCACAAGACAGTACCGGAACGGGAAATGCTCTCGAAACTGCCGCAGCAGCAGTTCACCATCCTTCTGAAACACCCTCCCACCATCGCCGAAGGCTCCGAAGGTCTTTTCGATCTCCAGCTTTCGGGACATACCCACCGCGGACAGATATTCCCCTTCGGGCTGCTCGTGAAATGCTTTTTCCCCCGCATCTCGGGATGGTATGAACTTCCGGCGGGAGGGCACCTCTACGTCAGCCGGGGAACCGGCACCTGGGGCCCGCCGATGCGCCTCCTCTCGCCGCCGGAGATCACCGTTATCGACCTCACGGCCTCATCGTAA
- a CDS encoding M48 family metallopeptidase, translating to MKSSLIIEMPGIGPVLFEHSQRARRLNITVRPVKGVRVAVPRGVSFTEARLFVSSKGTWIEKHLADIRAMKEQVEPVADLGPGIGRNGARKLLLDRLAVLAKTHGFIYNKVTLRNQRTRWGSCSARNTISLNMKLVRLPEDLIDYVILHELAHTRVKNHGPDFWSLLDSLVGDAKDLQARLRNYSALLPA from the coding sequence ATGAAATCATCTCTTATCATCGAAATGCCGGGTATCGGCCCGGTGCTTTTTGAGCACAGTCAAAGGGCGCGCCGCCTCAACATCACCGTGAGACCTGTGAAAGGCGTCCGGGTTGCCGTTCCTCGGGGTGTTTCATTCACGGAGGCACGGCTGTTCGTTTCATCCAAAGGTACGTGGATAGAAAAACACCTGGCTGACATACGGGCCATGAAGGAACAGGTCGAGCCAGTCGCGGATCTCGGTCCCGGCATCGGCAGGAACGGGGCCCGGAAGCTGCTCCTGGACCGGCTTGCGGTCCTGGCCAAAACCCATGGTTTCATATATAACAAGGTAACCCTGCGGAATCAGAGAACGCGATGGGGAAGCTGCTCGGCCCGGAACACGATCAGTCTCAACATGAAACTTGTCCGGCTACCTGAAGACCTGATCGATTACGTCATTCTCCACGAGCTTGCCCATACGCGGGTCAAGAATCACGGTCCCGATTTCTGGTCACTCCTGGATTCGCTGGTCGGAGATGCGAAGGACCTGCAGGCACGGCTGAGGAATTACAGTGCGCTGCTGCCGGCATAG